The window CTACCAGTTTTCGCTCATTGTGGTTAATGAGGGAGTATTTATTTCCCCTTTGATGCATATGTTGTCTCGGCAAGTACCTTCTTCCCCTTCATATAGTCACAGCCTCGATACAGCACATTTTATGGAATACAGAACTGCTGTAGAAAACTGTCATCAGGTTTTCAGATTCTTCTCACCTGCCTGCATTTGGACACTTCTTGGAATCCAGCTTCAGTTAGGTCTGGTTGGATTTCCTTGTATCCAAGATTATAGGAACAAAAGACTGCTGCTATGTCTTTTAGTACACAGAATTGTCGGGGCTACCAGAACCGTGGCTCTCCGCTTTCCAAAGAAGGAAAGGCATCTCATCCTTACTTAGACCCAACTGGTGTACAAATGGATGGAAATCATTGCATTGAGAATACATGAGTTattcagccaaaaaaagaaagcaagacaacatgacaaatatggaaatatgtttaaaagaattgcacatgtttaatctatatcagattacttgctgtcttgtggAGGAGTGagataaaaggagggagaaaaatttggaagacaaaaccttacaaaaatgaatgtgcaaaactatctttatgtatgtttgggaaaataaaacactatcgagaaaacaaagcaaaacaaggaATCATTTTCTCCCAAACTTTAGAAACTTtgggcattttattttctctcctatgtTGGATTTGGAGCAGATCCTTTTGCAATAAATATTAGTAATTTACATGGCAGGCATACTTCAAGGTTGCCAAAGAACTTTCCTTGTCACAGTTCTGAGAAAAGGGGTATTTATTACATATCTAATCATCCCcttttttactgatgaggaaattggtGGCAATGGCCAGCATCACTAAGAATGAACGTAATCTCTTCCCCACAATACCCTTCCTGCCAAGATTTCTTCATCCTTTCTACTCAGATGTTGCAACTCATTTGCATTCCTGACTTTTGGAAAAGAAGTTTTCTCATTGGGATCAACTTTAGTCTGATATTAGAACACAAGCCCCAGCTCAATCAGTGGAGGGGGTCAAAAGTCTAGAAAAGTGAATCATCAAATCATCACCATGATCcatcatagctaacatttatgtagcagtTTAAGGCTTATAGAGCACTTCACAAATGTTCCAGGCTGACAACAACCTCGGGAATTacatgccattattattatttccattttatagatgaagaaattaaagaaggaggagattaaattatttgcatgGAGGGATCACTTTTCATATCTAGAAAAAAGACTCACAGGAATCAGATCCCAGAAGATAGCTTAGAAATGGTCTGGACAGAGGACTTAAATTGGTTTtatcttcattggaaaactgtaCAAGtgccttgcattttttttttagcctatcaatgccttccccatccccatctcCTTTTACCTTCATGATTTTGAGCCACTAATTAGTAACTGTTCAATTCCTTCAGGCCTACCATGTTACCTTAGCAGGATCATTCAGGAATGATGACAAATGATAATCTAAATATTACTATTTGAAAATGATAGCAGGACCACTTAGAAGTGATACCCCCAAGAGAACACACAGATGAAATCAGAAAGCCCACTCGCTAGGCTTGCTGTGGAATTGCTATATCTTCATAGCCCTTCTATCCTTTCTCAAGTGGCTATTCCAAATAAAGAGTCTTCGTTATCCATTTAACTCCCCATCCCCTATCCCCTCACACATTTCCCCCACACCTCTAACTGATGGCTCTTTCAGGAGTAGCTTTTTTATGTGCCTTTAttggaagggaggagaaattACAGAGACCAAGAAGGCTCCATGCACTGTAGTAgtgatttaaaatgtattaaattcctccaccaccaccccttGCATCCAGTTTCAGGAGAAAGGCCAAACAGGGACAGTCTCATCACCCCGATACCGTCTCTTACAACATCTTACTCTGTTCTCAAATAGCTTTTGCTTTTCAATTAATTCCTATCCTTTTGTTATCACTAGTCCTCTGTTGCCCAGCTGTTCTTTGGGCTAAGGTCATCCatttgagctaaaaaaaaaatgtgtaaggTGTAAGGCAGGGGTCCTTAACTTTCTATGTCATAGACTTTTTGAGGGCCACCGGAGGCAGTTGTTGGCACAGGAGTTGAgtgttgggcctagagtcaggaaaacccaaatttattttttttctgatacttaGTAGCTTTTTgagtctgggcaaatcacttaatttctggtttgcctcagtttccttaactgtaaaatggaataataatagcatttacctcttcCAGGATTGTGataaagatcaagtgagataatatttgtaaaaagtgcttaacagtgtctgacacatggtAGACATTGGCTGACTAATAGtttctttcttagaataatatttttaaataattgaagaaaatcttaaatttatTACAGGTTAGTGAaacttaaaatttgattttccccaTAAGGACCCTTGAGATAGGTGAGTGTCTGTGTAGTCCAGGATAAGAACCCATGGAATGTTTGATCTCTTTTGCATAATGCCCAGCACAGCCCCATGTAGCCATGAATGGGAAGGAATCTGGGAAGTACCCCCATTTCTTGGGAAAAGAATATACCATGAATTGCAGCATGGAGATCCTTAAGGGGCATTCAGGGGGATATTAAACTCATGACTTGTGACataggaaaaaaggaattagTGGGAGACATGAATTTTGGGATGTGACTGACATAAGAATTGTTTCCCttgacaatatatatttatttattcccatCCGTTCACTCTTACTGGAAAgaagtcaaaaggaaaagaaaataaataaataaataaatgactgctaattgaatagaattatttttttttaaaggccatgAACTATCATTGAGGAGACTAGCTTAGTCTTAGGTCTTCCATATTGTCACTTATTATCTTtgtgacttttggcaaatcacttaatttctatgggcctcagttatctgtaaaataaagaggttgaacAAGATGGTCTCTATTGTCTCTTCTAGGTCCAAAAGCGGATAAGATCATATGTCCTTTTggcatcagttctttctctaagcCTTATTTTGCTGCTGTATAagaatagtaacaataataattattcaattcagtaaccatttattaaacacctactatgcgCCAAATAacgtactaagtgctggggatacaaggaGTTTGCAGCCTAACAGGAATGAcagcatgcaaataaatatatacaaagcaagctaaaTACTGGATCAATAGGAAAAAATTAGTAGAGGGAAAGCATAATACTAAtagtaatgtctgggctagctttctggaggatttcAAGCCCaaccttggtcttagtggaggagtgcaggaggcaggagagccaccaggaggatggtcaaagatagaatgtctcatttccagtcctctcagcccttatatacctcagtatgattacatcattacagcacactaagtatgtgccattatatcaccatacttagtatatgtgaactagagaaccattatctcatcaatcacactgagttaacaccctgtTGTAAGCATTTTTGCTTCAAGTCtatttttctcagagttccccaatatctgtggtCTTCTACAACTAATAaccaacatatataaaatattttaaactttgcaaagtgctttacatacataGGTTTGATGGATATTCACAGAAACCCCGTTAGATAGCTATTATGATTAGCACAATTTTTATTGGAACAAAATCAATTGAATGACTTGCTTGGGGGCCCAGGGCTATTAAGTATGAAGCAGAATTTCAAACCCAAGTCCAAATAGTTTACACTACTCATTATACCAAGCTGCCATGTAAAACGAGGAGTTGGAaccagttttaaaaaacaaacagaatgaACCAGTTGATCTTTGAGGTCATTTCCAGGTCTGATATTCTAAGACTCCTCTTTGAAACTAGTGACAAGCGTTTAATTGATTCTTATTGGGTTGTTTGTTGGGTTATTTACAATAGCATTTTTCTAACTCGGATATTCTGATTCATTTATTCTTCCCTGCTTGCCTCCCCCACAGCAAGGACCCTGCACATGCTCGGGGTTTCTCTGTGGTTCCCATGGAGCTGACATGACCTCCGTTGATAAGCTCAGATCATTCAGAATAGGTCCTTGAGTTGATAGGTCAGATGCAAGATCCTCAATTTATCTTGACCCTGGGAGGCAGAAGGACTGCTAACCCAACTAAGGAAAAGAATGGGCATGAAAATCAGAGTTCTTGGTACTTGTTTAGAGCTAGGTCACCTCTATTGGAGGCTTTGGTTGTTCAAGTCCTCTTGAAATGAAGCTATTTTGGGGGAGTGGGGGGTCAGAGAATAAGTTCTCTGTGAAATGGAAACAATGGGAGTTTTTAGCCCTCGACCTGTGGTGAACTAAGCCCTCTGAGCAGAGGAATGGCCATTTGCACATGGCAATGAATTGGAACAATTCAAGACTTTCATTCTGCTGTGGTCCTTAAACAAGTTTCTGTTGTCAACAAGTTGACTCCATGATAGCAATCTTTAATTAATGTTCCTTAGAAAGGGATGCCTCTATTTCAGATCGTTTCCTAAAGCTGGATGAGTCATTAGCTCTTATAAGACCTGTGAGTCAGTGTGACTTAATTTTTTGGCTAAAACATGCTGTGGGCGTGCAATGGTAAATACTAAATAATCACCAGCTAGCCTATTCCTATTATGCAGTCCATCTTCATGGAATAGTTTGTTCCCTTTCACACTCAGTCTCAAACATAGCAAATTGtactttctgattttccctttcctATCTCGGTATCTGAGTAACCTGCTTATTCCTAGTGATTCTATTTCCAAAGTATTAAAATTGGCTAATTAGATGCTGCTTCTTATGGTTGACCTCAGTAACAGTTGCTGGAGACTGCTGCTTGCCTTTAGCAGAGTGAAATATTAAAACTTTGCCAGGCTGCCTTTTTTCTTTGGAACCAAATCTGTCCACAAAGAttcttacaaataataaaaataacaataatagttaatatttatgtaacattttaaggtttgcaaggcgCCATAAATATCATCTCCTTTTATCTTCACAATCACCCTGAGAGGAAGGTACTTATTagggtcattttacagatggggaaactgagataaacaggttGTGgaatttgcccagtgtcatacagctaggaaaatTCTGAGATCATATCTGAACACAAATCTTcccctgactccaggttcagtgttTTATCCCatgcaccacctaattgcctttaaatgaggaaagaggaagagggaaaggccATTAAATGCAGAAGTTCTTTGAAACTCTTTTCCCTCCAAGCCATGCTCAGAGAGAAATTCCAGTGCCCTAGAACCATGGCTcttattgctttgtttttcttatgtgaaATGTTGGATTATAGTTTCAACCAAGTCATCCTCAGCGACATTGAGGAAGCCCTCTGGATTTTGTGGGAGGCACCCAATTTGAGCTCTCTCAGGTCGTGCTACCTGTTAGACTCCCCACTCTTCAGACTGCACATAGAAACTAGCTGGCAATTAATGTGCTCCTGAGAGTGAGGGAAACACAAACTGGGATTGCTGTGAGAAATGACTATTTCACACAGGTTGGGACAGTGACGGGAAAACTGACTGCATGGGTTCAGTTTCCCACCCCCGGCAGCTGTTACTACCTGTGTGAGTTGGTGAGTTGGACTGGCAGAACAGCCTCTAGCCGGGTTATCTCGTGACTGCCGTAAATAATCCGCAGGACTTTTCTGTTAGCGGAGAAGTACCTTTCCTAAGCCCTGACAGCTGCTCCTTGGGTGGGAGGGGATGGGGCCGGGAGCTCTGTGGGGCAGCGGGCAGTAGTCACCCTCTGACTCTCCAGCCTGGGAATTTTCCTGCGCTGGGGACTCGCTGAGCCTCCGTTTCGGATTCTCACATGTTGCTTTTAAGAGCCTGTTGGGCAAGATGAGAAGTTTTGCTTTCGGCAGAGCTGGGGGTGGGGCAGGAGCGGGGAGTGCTCACCGTTAACCCCTCCCTCGTCCTTTCTCTCCCATAGGTGTGTGATGTCAGAGCAGGAGGCAGTGCTTGGGACCTCCCCCCCAGAAGACTGAGCGCCTGTCATCATGAGCCAGTATGAATGCTAACAGAGCAGCTGGAGCTGtcaggggaggggaaagagaggaggggctGAGCATGCTGGAAGTCAATGACTGAATCACCCAACTTCTTCCCAGGACTGCCTGGACCTCAGTGACTGCAAAACTGCCTGGAAAGGAGCCCCGAGGTCTCCTTCTGCCTTCATTCCGCGGTTGGGGCGGCTGTGAGCGCCGCCCGTGTATTTACCCTTTGGATTTCTGACTTTGGATTctgaccccccctcccccaaaatagCTTCATTTCAAGAACAGACATCCAGTGGACATTCTGGTCCACTGCCTTGGACCTCAAAATGTGTCATGTCATTGTCACCTGTCGCTCCATGCTGTGGACTCTTTTAAGCATCGTGGTGGCTTTCGCGGAGCTCATCGCTTTCCTGAGCGCAGACTGGCTGATTGGCACTGCCAAGCCCTCCAGCAATGTGGACGTGGACAACAGGACCGGGGGCTCCCAGCAGCCTTACCACCCCACCTTGGGCATCTACACGCGCTGCATCCGCATCTCCCACATCCACCACTCCAACCGCAACACCCTCTGCGGTCCCTACGCCGAGAACTTCAACGAGATTGCCAGTGGCTTCTGGCAAGCCACCGCTATCTTTCTGGCCGTTGGGATCTTTATTCTCTGCACGGTGGCGTTCATATCTGTCTTCACCATGTGTGTGCAGAGTATCatgaagaaaagtatttttaatgtcTGTGGGCTGCTACAAGGAATTGCAGGTAGGTGCCGCATGAACCTGAAGGGACTGGGACTCGCTGAGGGAAAGGTGTGCAGGAAGTAGTTGGGGAGAAACTGTTTATGGCACATTCCCCTCCTTCATTCATTCTCAAGTCAGCCTGTCACACTTTGGAGCTTTTCTAGACCTCTCTCAGTTATCTTTTCAGTTAAGGGGCACAGGTCCAACGGAGATGAACCGGCGAGCCGAGCTGGCCCAAGTTTCCTGTATTTCCTGTTTCTGTCATCTTCGGCTGACACAAAGGCAGCCTCTCGTTCTTTTTTGGCTTTAGCCAAACTCTGGCATTAGCTGGTCCTAGGGAGTTATAAATTGTTAGCTTTCTGTTTGAGTtaccacttcttttttttattactttctccCATTAAATTGAAAGCATGCACTCCGTGGCAGCCTATTCTATGGTGAAGGATTATGGGGAGAGCAGATCTCAGCCACAGGATTTTATTCTAAATAAGAACCTTAAGTGCTTGGAGTTCATTAAGAGTCCCTAAGTCCATTCTTACCATTTTACTCCTCCCCatgttctccctctctcctcaaaCTCTCTCTTCAAGTCACCAAATCATTTTAGTTGGAAGAAAGAATTAGGCTCAGCTGTTCTATATTAATTGTATTCTGTTTTAAATTGTCAGCCTCCTGGAGCCTGACGGAATATTAGACACAGAAAGTGAAAGGTAACTCATCTAATTTCACGAGAATTCTCActgtgatgttttttttttagaaatgagcagaaaaggaCAGTTAGAGGGCATTGTAATGATCACAGGAGAGAAAGCCAGGAGTGGGTAAGAAACCTACCATTGTTTTCAGACTTTCCCAAACTTCACTCTGGGGATCTGGGTCTGAGAATACTTGAATTTCAGTTCCAAAGAAGGACAAGCTGTCCACTCAGACTCCTGTGAACTGTAAGAACTAATATTCTGTTTTCTTGGCAgcactctttttctttcttaaggaaaaaaaaagttgaatattaAGACATCTCATGTAGGTAGATCTTAAAAATGGGATTTTGTCTGGCTTTTGAGAAAAGTACAAAGAATGTTTTTAATAGTTATATCCAAGATATTTTCCAgtctcccaagttacaatcagcTGTATTGTCTACAGTCCTCAAGGAAGAGCCCAGGCAGCCCCTAGTAATTCATCGTGCCAGTAGGATATACTAAAGCAAATTTGCAGAGGAGGTTCTAAAGCCCTGGCCCCCAACCCCACCATGACAACCACCACTGACCCCTGGGCCCAAGACTTGAAAGAATCAAGGAGCAGCcctagagaaaggaaagattccctttttcctttctgtttggAGAACATGATTTTCTGTAGCACTTGCCTATTCTTGTTTCCTAGATACCACAATGGACTTGAGGGAATCAATAGCCTGATTGCTGAGGTGTACCAGCCCACCACCTCCAGCTTCCTGCTAGCCACTGGGATTTCAGAGTCAGTTAGGGACCAAAAACCCTGTCCCAAGGAGCCCCACCTTTACTATAATTTACCTTGGAGATCTTTCCTGAACCATTTACATCACTCAGTTTTCAAGGAGCAAAGTCAAGGTCCATGGGTCCAGATCTACTTGTTCATTATAGCTTGCACTATTTCAAGTTAGGCAAGGCCCCTTCCAGAGCCAGGAAGCTCTGCAAGGAGAAAGTCACAACAAATCACAATAAGAACTCATATTTGTGTATCAGTATGTATGGTTTCCAAGGTGTTTTTTTTCACAACCTGCTTCCACATGAAGTAGATAATGTGTttttcacattttacagttgaggaaattgaatcacAAAAGATGAGGTGACTGACATCCTGGTTCCTTGTGCTAATGCTTCTTCTTGAAGAAGAGtgtattatcttctattttcaaaatagctACTTGGTAGGAGAGAGACCAAGAACTTGTTTCCAAAAAAACTTGCAAATCCATTATCTCACTTTTtatatcttaatttcctcattttatttttcctctttcatcttttatttactATCATGCTGTGTATACAGGAAGTACTTCATAAATGAATGGAATTTAATTGAATTCCCTCCTTAGATTAACATTGGGAAATAGATAGGTGAGAGATGACCATCTTCATTTTGACATGGACAGCAAACTTTAAGTCCCTCAGAGTCTAAGGGACTTTCCTAATGTCTTAAAGAGAATTAttgacagtcagcaatggaatCCATGTCTAAATTCTAGTGTACTCCTCTTAGTTTCCAGACTTCATTGTCAGTGATCAGTGTGGAAAGTTCTTAATTTTCCTGCTTTCCAAACAGCCAAAACTTGATATGTTCTCAAAAGAACTAACTTTTCAGATAATGGTTAAAAGGACAAATCTCTTTTACTCTTCCAGAAGTTTTGGGAGGAATGGGGAGAAGCAGTGAACTACTGATTCACCCTCCCAGTACAAAAGTAATTTATACCCTGAGTCTACAGCCCCTATTCTCTGTCCTCCCAGACAGACATTTCACAGAGTCAACTCTCTATAATACATATCTCCTTAAAGGATACAATGGGTGACAAAGTGGATTGATAATCAGGAAGATTTagattttaattaatgttttttgcTACTAACTTAgactttctgaacctcaatttgctcatttataaaaatgaaactattagaCTATTTCTGAAGTTTTGAGTCTGGGAAGATCTTTTCAACTTAGTTCTACACCTTTGTGAGGTCATTCTATAAATATATCCTGCTTAGCCTGGCATTCCATTATGTGGACATGTGCAGTATCATCTTTAACCTAGAAGATTTCACTTAGTACTCTCTCTgccaaataatttattaaaatgttaaataacattCCTGGGGAATCCTCTACTCATACTTTTCTGGCCAGAGACAAATCCATTTATCCCtacttgtttttctgtttttaaactaGTTTTCTACCCACAATAAAAACATTTCCTAACCACAGGTTTCCTGTTACTTGtgttcccccttctcttccccccccccaaaaaaaaacacacaacagCTCTTAGTGTCAAATCTTATCAAAGATTTCTTAGTAAGTCTTAGTAAATTATCTTCACTAGTTTCCCCTTGGCTGGCTTGTTTTACCCAATTAAAGAGCTCTTGAGATTAGAAAGGCATACTCCACTTACCTTTCTCCCTGGAGGA of the Sarcophilus harrisii chromosome 1, mSarHar1.11, whole genome shotgun sequence genome contains:
- the LHFPL2 gene encoding LHFPL tetraspan subfamily member 2 protein; this translates as MCHVIVTCRSMLWTLLSIVVAFAELIAFLSADWLIGTAKPSSNVDVDNRTGGSQQPYHPTLGIYTRCIRISHIHHSNRNTLCGPYAENFNEIASGFWQATAIFLAVGIFILCTVAFISVFTMCVQSIMKKSIFNVCGLLQGIAGLFLILGLILYPAGWGSQKAINYCGHYASAYKLGECSLGWAFYTAIGGTVLTFICAVFSAQAEIATSSDKVQEEIEEGKNLICLL